The following are encoded in a window of Glandiceps talaboti chromosome 5, keGlaTala1.1, whole genome shotgun sequence genomic DNA:
- the LOC144435829 gene encoding rRNA methyltransferase 2, mitochondrial-like has protein sequence MIFTMRRAVTCISSKVRGFHNSHHLAKKVPRNLKGRSKSSQEWIARQLNDPYVKLTQFQNYRARSAYKLLEIDDKYHILKPGNVVIDCGAAPGSWTQVAVKRVNATGQDDNSLKGQVISVDLKYFDPIEGAVTIHQSDFTLDATQEKIKKVMRKEKADVILSDMAPNASGLHTMDHENIIALCTSAFTFAHQVLRTNGTFLCKLWEGGLSGTFRKELSKSFRMVKIVKPDSSRKESAEMFFLARGFQKVK, from the exons ATGATTTTTACGATGAGAAGAGCCGTTACGTGTATTAGTTCAAAGGTACGAGGGTTTCACAACAGCCATCATTTGGCGAAAAAAGTACCCAGAAATTTGAAAGGAAGGTCCAAAAGTTCACAAGAATGGATTGCGAGACAACTGAATGATCCATATGTGAAATTAACACAG TTTCAAAACTACCGTGCAAGAAGTGCATACAAACTACTGGAAATAGACGACAAGTATCACATACTAAAACCTGGTAATGTGGTCATAGATTGTGGTGCTGCACCTGGATCCTGGACTCAAGTTGCTGTGAAAAGAGTCAATGCTACAGGTCAAG ATGACAACTCACTGAAGGGTCAGGTGATTTCTGTTGATTTGAAATACTTTGATCCTATAGAAGGTGCCGTTACAATTCACCAATCAGATTTTACCTTGGACGCAACCCAAGAGAAGATCAAGAAAGTAATGCGAAAAGAGAAAGCAGATGTAATATTGAGTGATATGGCTCCAAATGCCTCAGGATTGCACACAATGGACCATGAAAATATCATAGCATTGTGTACATCAGCTTTTACCTTTGCGCATCAAGTCCTACGGACAAATGGAACATTTCTGTGTAAATTATGGGAAGGGGGATTAAGTGGGACTTTTAGGAAAGAACTGAGCAAGTCATTCAGAATGGTGAAAATTGTAAAGCCAGACTCAAGCAGAaaggagtcagcagaaatgttcTTTCTTGCAAGAGGATTTCAAAAAGTTAAATAA
- the LOC144435888 gene encoding uncharacterized protein LOC144435888: protein MAACRRSYRLFSAYVSEFRVKYHRFCSTASVSEKHTSAEDTESSNSPKLSDLQRSFRHVMRRVPSTVVVVTTANSRILRGMTCGSFTSVSFQPPIISFCIQHPSHMHQLLLETQYFSVNILSKDQAHYATRFSQPAEESNDQFKSVPHEIGIQGAPILENAAGVLECKAHDVHTVGDHHVWYGEVLKATELRDEPLLYFARSYRSVGDEVFMQAFEDTTLLFEDWTHAAHLRMAWNYIREHGRDAAVPLIKMGIKKYNEQNKEKIERGYHETVTMFYIYAVADAIRQSDHPDLTFEEFIEKNKYLTDRDLLFRYYSPHLINTHKAKTEFETPDRLSLPQ, encoded by the exons ATGGCTGCGTGCAGACGATCTTACCGTCTCTTTTCGGCATATGTCAGCGAATTTCGTGTTAAATATCATAGATTTTGTTCAACAG CATCAGTAAGTGAAAAACACACATCAGCAGAAGATACTGAAAGTAGTAATTCACCAAAATTGTCAGATTTACAAAGGAGCTTCAGACATGTCATGCGGAGAGTGCCATCTACAg TTGTTGTAGTTACAACTGCCAACAGTAGAATTCTGCGTGGAATGACATGTGGATCATTTACCAGTGTATCATTTCAGCCTCCTATTATATCTTTCTGTATACAACACCCAag CCACATGCACCAGTTACTTCTTGAGACTCAATATTTTTCAGTCAATATACTTTCAAAAGATCAG GCACACTATGCTACACGTTTTTCACAACCAGCTGAAGAGAGTAATGATCAATTTAAGTCTGTACCTCATGAGATAGGAATACAG GGAGCACCTATTTTAGAGAATGCAGCAGGTGTATTAGAATGTAAAGCACATGATGTGCATACAGTGGGAGATCACCATGTATGGTATGGTGAAGTTCTTAAAGCTACAGAACTCAGAGATGAGCCTCTTCTATACTTTGCAAG GTCATACAGGTCAGTAGGTGACGAAGTGTTTATGCAAGCATTTGAAGATACTACACTGTTATTTGAAGACTGGACTCATGCAGCACATTTACGCATGGCGTGGAACTATATCAGGGAACATGGTAGAGATGCAGCTGTACCATTGATAAA GATGGgcattaaaaaatataatgaacagAATAAAGAAAAG attgaaAGAGGATATCACGAAACAGTGACAATGTTTTACATTTATGCTGTAGCTGATGCAATACGTCAG agtGATCATCCTGACCTTACTTTTGAAGAATTTATAGAAAAGAATAAGTATTTAACAGACAGAGATCTATTATTTAGATATTACTCACCTCATcttataaacacacacaaagcaAAAACAGA